CTGCGTATGCAATCTCCGTGTGGCACAAACTACCGCAGTCCACCGTCACAATCAGCTGCGCGCCCATATCGCGCACCTTATCAACTGCACCAATCGTCATGCCATAACCTTCGACAAACCGGTTTGGAATAAATGCGTCAAGATGTTGAAACCCAAAACTATGAAATGCATCCAACAACAATGCCGTCGCGCTCAGTCCGTCAATATCATAGTCGCCATAGATAACGACCTTCTCCTGATGTTGGCGCGCGAGCACTAACCGCGCCACCGCTTTATCCATCTCTGATAATAGGAATGGATCATATTTTGTTGCCGCATAATCCGGCGATAAAAATGCTTGGCGCGCCGACACGTCATTTAATCCGCGTGCTGCTAAAATCCGTTCAAACAGCGTCATCGCGGTTGAATATCAGACGTTGTCCGTTTTGGTCGATTGCTGCTTGCTTGCTGCTGCGATTTAATCACGATGCTTTGTAGCTCTTTAAAAATCGGGAACTGCTTGTTGGTTGAATAAATCCGTGTATTGCCCTGTTTTTCAGCCATCAAAAAACCCACCTTTTCAAGCCGGCGTAACTCACGCTGGATATTACCCGGGTCTTCTTTGATCAGCTTAGCGAGACCGCGCACATGCGTACGAAAATCTGGATATTTTGCGTATACCACCACGATCTTTCGCCGAACCCTGGAGGTTATAAATACATCAAGCACGTGAACAGCCTTTCTTGCTTTTTATTAATACCACTGTTGCTTTTTATTCTACATTTTTTCTAGATGCAATTCAAGCCACTTGGCGTACCATATTTACCGCCAATTCAAAATAATCTGGCTGATCTTCTGAATCGCTTCTTTGCGTGTCGGAACCGTATTGTCGGAGTAATAATGATTCACTCCCAAGTAATTTTCTTTCACATCAAGCACGTGCAATTCGTCCGCCGTAACGTGTAATTGATCCACCACCGACACCGTTGCAATCGGCGTCGTTACAACTAACCTTTCTATTCGAATCGGCTTCAAAAAATCAAACGCTACGCTCAGCGCTGCACCGTCAGCTAGCGCATCCGACACTAAAAATACAACACGATCTTTCAACATCCTATCGTCAATCGTGCCGCCATCGCCTATCAGCCGGTTGATACGACTATACGCTTCACGCTTCTGGTCGTCTAAGTAACCATGAAATTCGCTTGTATATTCCTGAATTTCTCCTGT
This portion of the TM7 phylum sp. oral taxon 349 genome encodes:
- a CDS encoding winged helix-turn-helix transcriptional regulator, with protein sequence MLDVFITSRVRRKIVVVYAKYPDFRTHVRGLAKLIKEDPGNIQRELRRLEKVGFLMAEKQGNTRIYSTNKQFPIFKELQSIVIKSQQQASSNRPKRTTSDIQPR